Proteins encoded by one window of Chaetodon trifascialis isolate fChaTrf1 chromosome 15, fChaTrf1.hap1, whole genome shotgun sequence:
- the LOC139344158 gene encoding neurexophilin-1: MMRPNRGFILLLLNGTACLVALGQEDDSSSPKSSSDDSSKTVGLLSGQAPLSPLSRWMLHSKSRAANATSLELPYRSPVPFSKQEFSKQEFWEMLGSDLLKPDASSSRVKRRPIVKTGKFKKMFGWGDFYSNIKTVRLNLLITGKIVDHGNGTFSVYFRHNSTGQGNISVSLVPPVKAVEFDLERQSVVYPKDSKIFNCRVDYEKVDRSKRTSLCNYDPSKTCFQEQIQSHVSWICSKPFKVICIYISFYSTDYRLVQKVCPDYNYHNEMPYLPSG; encoded by the coding sequence gTGGCCCTGGGTCAAGAAGACGACTCCTCCAGCCCCAAGAGCTCTTCAGACGACTCCTCCAAGACGGTGGGCCTCCTGAGCGGGCAGGCTCCCCTCTCGCCTCTGAGCCGCTGGATGCTCCACAGTAAGAGCAGAGCTGCTAATGCCACCTCTCTGGAGCTGCCCTACCGCTCCCCGGTCCCTTTCTCCAAGCAGGAGTTTTCTAAACAGGAGTTCTGGGAGATGTTGGGCAGCGACCTGCTCAAACCCGACGCCTCCAGCTCCAGGGTCAAACGCCGGCCCATCGTTAAGACCGGCAAGTTCAAGAAGATGTTTGGCTGGGGAGACTTCTATTCCAACATCAAGACGGTTAGGCTTAATCTGCTGATCACCGGCAAGATTGTGGACCATGGTAACGGCACGTTCAGCGTCTACTTCCGCCACAACTCCACGGGCCAGGGCAACATCTCGGTCAGCCTGGTGCCACCTGTCAAGGCCGTGGAGTTTGACCTGGAGCGCCAGAGCGTGGTCTACCCCAAGGACTCAAAGATCTTCAACTGCCGCGTGGACTATGAGAAGGTGGATCGCAGCAAGCGCACCTCACTGTGCAACTACGACCCATCCAAGACCTGCTTCCAGGAGCAGATTCAGAGCCACGTGTCCTGGATTTGCTCCAAGCCTTTCAAGGTCATCTGCATCTACATTTCCTTCTACAGTACGGACTACCGCCTGGTCCAGAAGGTTTGCCCGGACTACAACTACCATAACGAGATGCCCTACCTGCCTTCGGGCTAG